CGAATCAAGCCTTCCCCCACTTTTGCGGCTGCCGCCAAAGCCGCAGCCATGCGGGCGCAAGGCATCGAAGTCATCAGCTTCGCCCAGGGGGAGCCGGATTTTGACACCCCTACGAACATCAAGGAGGCGGCGTATAAGGCCATC
This is a stretch of genomic DNA from Deltaproteobacteria bacterium. It encodes these proteins:
- a CDS encoding aspartate aminotransferase codes for the protein MKLAERVNRIKPSPTFAAAAKAAAMRAQGIEVISFAQGEPDFDTPTNIKEAAYKAI